From the Mycoplasmatota bacterium genome, one window contains:
- a CDS encoding transposase family protein — protein sequence MDEIIKMLDESLDYISHELIDDTLYINVKSNKESLPCPLCGEESTKVHSRYNKSFQDLPLQGKKVVIALKNKNMFCTNPNCKKYTFSESFGFIDQKGKKTKRLIDEIIRVSLTQSSISAAKYLSDTTVEIKKSSICNYLKKNSSHKQE from the coding sequence ATGGACGAAATAATTAAAATGCTTGACGAAAGTCTTGATTACATATCACATGAGTTAATTGATGATACTTTATACATTAATGTAAAATCAAATAAGGAGTCACTCCCATGTCCTCTATGCGGAGAGGAAAGTACAAAAGTACATTCTAGATACAATAAAAGCTTTCAGGACTTGCCATTACAGGGGAAAAAAGTTGTTATTGCACTAAAAAATAAAAATATGTTCTGTACAAATCCAAATTGTAAGAAGTATACATTCTCAGAAAGCTTTGGTTTTATTGATCAAAAAGGCAAGAAAACGAAAAGATTAATTGATGAAATTATACGAGTTTCTTTGACACAAAGTTCTATATCGGCGGCAAAATACCTTTCAGATACGACCGTTGAAATCAAGAAAAGCTCAATTTGTAATTACCTAAAAAAAAACTCTAGTCATAAACAAGAGTGA
- a CDS encoding flavodoxin family protein, whose product MEKIIGISGSTVKNGVVEKALRRVLEATGLDYEIIRLHRIDMKQCLGCTKCAYSAQCILKDDINEVLDKIVKAPAVVFGTPARMGGLNSLAKSFFERLFPLFHDNHLAKKITASVSGGAFDQELVAQEFSRLFKSYKMNEIGHITVGGNVSCYKCGKGESCPNSAFRMMYGDNAKIDDSVFYRFENDIEKQKEADLLGKKLREMIV is encoded by the coding sequence ATGGAAAAAATAATTGGAATTAGTGGAAGTACTGTCAAAAATGGGGTTGTTGAAAAGGCTCTAAGAAGAGTACTTGAAGCAACTGGTCTAGATTACGAAATAATAAGATTACACAGAATTGATATGAAACAATGTCTTGGTTGCACAAAATGTGCATATTCAGCCCAATGTATATTAAAAGATGATATAAATGAAGTACTTGATAAAATAGTTAAAGCCCCTGCAGTTGTTTTTGGAACACCAGCAAGAATGGGTGGACTTAATTCTTTGGCAAAATCGTTCTTTGAAAGATTATTCCCCTTGTTTCATGATAATCATTTAGCAAAAAAAATAACAGCTTCTGTTTCAGGTGGAGCTTTTGATCAAGAATTAGTAGCACAAGAATTTTCAAGACTTTTTAAATCATATAAAATGAATGAAATAGGTCATATAACAGTAGGTGGAAATGTCTCTTGTTATAAATGTGGAAAAGGAGAATCCTGTCCAAATAGTGCTTTTAGAATGATGTATGGAGATAATGCTAAAATTGATGATAGCGTCTTCTATAGATTTGAAAATGATATCGAAAAACAAAAAGAAGCAGACTTATTAGGAAAAAAATTAAGAGAAATGATTGTGTGA
- a CDS encoding TIGR04086 family membrane protein, with product MINNFKKNVTILLIWLILSLIIIAVSSILVYFKIVSVEDKSIYIFVTGVLLFIILGFLSGNIKQAKGLLNGIMLSIFMIIILLLIQFLGLESKMSLSTIAKYGIFILSGGLGGIFGVNFKPIVK from the coding sequence ATGATTAACAATTTCAAAAAGAATGTTACCATATTATTAATATGGCTTATATTATCTTTAATTATAATCGCTGTTTCATCTATTTTAGTTTATTTCAAAATAGTTAGTGTAGAAGATAAATCCATTTACATTTTTGTTACTGGGGTTTTACTATTTATAATATTAGGATTTTTAAGTGGAAATATTAAACAAGCAAAAGGTTTATTAAATGGTATCATGTTATCAATTTTTATGATTATCATCTTATTACTTATTCAATTTTTAGGACTTGAATCAAAGATGTCATTAAGTACCATCGCTAAATATGGAATATTTATCCTTTCAGGTGGTTTAGGTGGGATATTTGGGGTTAATTTTAAACCCATTGTTAAGTAA
- a CDS encoding nuclear transport factor 2 family protein: MENLEKKLQQVWDRQEIEQLMYRHARSLDRMDEDLMKSTYWPEGIEEHQEPIYPELFYWNDNAWKFAPEAMKGFANLKVTQHRISNILIEVDGNQATAETYVWAYHVHEENGVDKEGILGGRHFFKLEKRDDEWKILHRVTVFDWNQNHDASAVWSEKFSDKYKTKRNKEDLSYDFIK, translated from the coding sequence ATGGAAAATTTAGAAAAAAAATTACAACAAGTTTGGGATCGACAAGAAATTGAGCAGTTAATGTATAGACATGCTCGTTCACTTGATCGTATGGATGAAGACTTAATGAAGTCAACTTATTGGCCTGAAGGGATTGAAGAACATCAAGAGCCTATCTATCCAGAATTATTTTATTGGAATGATAATGCATGGAAGTTTGCACCAGAAGCTATGAAAGGTTTTGCTAATTTAAAAGTAACCCAACACAGAATCAGCAATATTTTAATTGAGGTAGATGGGAATCAAGCTACTGCTGAAACATATGTTTGGGCCTATCATGTTCACGAAGAAAACGGTGTTGATAAGGAGGGTATTCTAGGAGGAAGACACTTCTTTAAATTAGAAAAAAGAGATGATGAATGGAAAATATTACATAGAGTTACAGTGTTTGATTGGAATCAAAATCATGATGCATCAGCTGTATGGAGTGAGAAGTTTTCTGACAAATATAAAACAAAAAGAAATAAAGAAGATTTAAGCTATGATTTTATTAAGTAA
- the tnpB gene encoding IS66 family insertion sequence element accessory protein TnpB yields the protein MISLKDVKTVYFATGYTDLRKSIDGLSLIVKKQFDLDPFSNNLFVFCNKSRQILKILHWDYNGFWIYKKRLESGKFNWPKSEQEITSATLKEFYWFLDGYEIRNGKAFKEVKQRGIV from the coding sequence ATGATTAGCCTCAAGGACGTAAAAACAGTTTATTTCGCGACAGGATATACTGATTTAAGAAAATCAATTGATGGACTATCTCTTATTGTAAAAAAACAGTTTGATTTAGATCCATTTTCAAATAACTTATTTGTTTTCTGTAATAAAAGTAGACAAATTTTAAAAATTTTACATTGGGATTATAATGGGTTTTGGATATATAAAAAACGATTAGAAAGTGGTAAATTTAATTGGCCTAAAAGTGAACAGGAGATTACAAGTGCGACTTTAAAAGAATTTTATTGGTTTTTAGATGGTTATGAAATACGTAATGGAAAGGCCTTTAAAGAGGTTAAGCAAAGGGGAATTGTATAG
- a CDS encoding DUF421 domain-containing protein: MYEMIQILLRTFFSYILVYITFRILGKREIGELSIIDLIVFLMIAEITVFSIENINKPFIHSVIVIALLILLQKLLSYITLKNVKVREKLEGTPSVIVANGKVNYQEMKKQNYSFDDLMNQLRDKEIRSISEVDYAILEIGGTLSVFRKGERNISPLPVIISGHFIEENFNYLDIDKERVKQLLKEQGYDDISKVLYANYENDELFIIRLNPND; encoded by the coding sequence ATGTATGAAATGATACAAATTCTCTTACGGACTTTCTTTAGTTACATATTAGTTTATATCACATTCCGGATACTTGGGAAAAGAGAAATTGGTGAATTAAGTATTATAGACCTCATTGTCTTTTTGATGATTGCTGAAATTACTGTCTTCTCTATTGAAAATATAAATAAACCATTTATCCACTCTGTAATTGTCATCGCTTTACTCATTCTTTTACAGAAATTATTAAGTTATATTACACTCAAAAATGTTAAAGTCCGTGAGAAATTAGAGGGGACTCCTTCTGTAATTGTTGCCAATGGTAAAGTAAATTATCAAGAAATGAAAAAACAAAATTATTCATTTGATGATTTAATGAATCAATTAAGAGATAAGGAGATACGTTCTATATCTGAGGTAGATTATGCAATTTTAGAAATAGGTGGAACCTTATCAGTATTTAGAAAAGGAGAAAGAAATATATCACCATTACCTGTAATTATTTCAGGTCATTTTATTGAAGAGAATTTTAATTACTTAGATATTGATAAAGAAAGAGTAAAACAATTATTAAAAGAACAAGGTTATGATGATATTAGTAAAGTTTTATATGCCAATTATGAAAATGATGAATTATTTATCATTAGGCTTAATCCTAATGATTAA
- a CDS encoding IS66 family insertion sequence element accessory protein TnpB, with the protein MNYNKLRSEWKERIEEYQKSGLSKSKWCRENGYKLHQLLYWIKKNNQNENQAQEINWIPIPVNHEMVEMNEEKCITIKIGKCNIKVEPGFNGNHLKDVVKVLSEL; encoded by the coding sequence ATGAATTATAATAAGTTAAGATCTGAATGGAAAGAAAGAATTGAAGAATATCAAAAAAGTGGATTATCAAAATCAAAATGGTGTAGGGAAAATGGGTATAAATTACATCAACTTCTATATTGGATTAAAAAGAATAATCAAAATGAAAATCAAGCACAAGAAATTAATTGGATACCCATTCCTGTTAATCATGAAATGGTTGAAATGAATGAAGAAAAATGTATAACGATTAAAATAGGAAAATGTAATATAAAGGTTGAACCAGGGTTCAACGGGAATCATTTAAAAGATGTGGTAAAGGTGTTATCAGAATTATGA
- a CDS encoding FAD-dependent oxidoreductase: protein MTDNLFSSIKIGNIKINNRLVVPPMVTIFANEDGTASEVYMAYLEEKAKGGWGIIIPENYAISKESRGFLKLPGLWNNYQIDSHKTLTDRLHKYNVKVFAQLNHAGRQTSRKITGCQPVAPSPLPDPTINEIPKELSISEIKAIVRQFGEAALRAKKAGFDGVEVHGAHGYLINQFVSPFSNKRTDEYGGNLMARMKLPLDVIADIRSKVGENFPLIYRMSANEFVEGGLSTEDSVVIASILEEAGIDAIHVSNGVYASSQYIIPPSAVKEGWSSNISAEIKAVVNIPVITVGRINNPLLASSIIRTNKADLVSMGRASIADPYLPLKTKNGEYTSINKCIGCLQGCAGRNVQQLPIKCLVNPVIGNESKVQAQKTVNQKRVTVVGGGPAGMQAAITASKNGHIVDLYESKDRLGGQLLQAAIPPNKSDINQFIRNMVQEIKKSDIRVHLNTQVTEEMLTESSADAIIFATGVKPIVPKIEGIEKKHVVLAQDILNGKINSGENVVVIGGGLVGAETAEHLANHGKKVTIVEKMDKLVAKGQPAVRYFLLQDMKEHDVIIYTNSTVESISDTYVNIKTSDKSIKLENVDTVVLALGSVSNNVLYEKMRYISKCVKLIGDASEVRSALEAVEEGFQAGMNI from the coding sequence ATAACAGATAATTTATTTAGTTCAATTAAAATTGGAAATATAAAAATAAATAATAGGCTAGTTGTTCCACCAATGGTAACTATTTTTGCGAATGAGGATGGAACAGCAAGTGAAGTTTATATGGCATATTTGGAAGAAAAGGCTAAAGGCGGATGGGGAATAATAATACCTGAAAATTATGCAATATCAAAAGAATCAAGAGGATTTTTAAAATTGCCAGGATTATGGAATAATTATCAAATAGACAGCCATAAAACTTTAACAGATAGATTACACAAATATAATGTAAAAGTCTTTGCTCAATTGAATCATGCTGGAAGACAGACATCACGCAAGATTACAGGATGTCAACCTGTGGCACCATCACCTTTACCTGATCCAACCATAAATGAAATACCTAAAGAATTGTCTATTTCCGAAATCAAGGCAATCGTTCGTCAATTCGGAGAGGCAGCACTAAGAGCTAAAAAGGCTGGATTTGATGGAGTAGAAGTTCATGGAGCTCATGGGTATTTAATTAATCAATTTGTATCACCTTTCTCAAATAAGAGGACTGACGAATATGGTGGAAATTTAATGGCTCGAATGAAACTTCCTCTCGATGTAATTGCTGATATTAGGAGTAAAGTTGGAGAAAACTTTCCATTGATTTATAGAATGTCAGCTAATGAATTTGTTGAAGGTGGGTTATCTACTGAAGATAGTGTAGTTATAGCTTCAATCTTGGAAGAAGCAGGTATTGATGCAATACATGTAAGCAATGGAGTTTATGCTAGTTCTCAATATATTATTCCACCATCAGCAGTTAAAGAGGGATGGAGTAGTAATATCTCAGCAGAAATAAAGGCTGTAGTTAACATTCCTGTAATTACAGTTGGAAGAATAAACAATCCACTGTTGGCTTCTTCAATTATAAGAACAAACAAAGCTGACCTTGTTTCAATGGGGAGAGCGTCGATAGCTGATCCATATTTGCCTTTAAAAACTAAGAATGGTGAGTATACAAGTATTAATAAATGTATTGGTTGTTTACAAGGGTGTGCAGGAAGAAATGTTCAACAACTTCCTATTAAATGTTTAGTAAATCCTGTAATTGGAAATGAAAGTAAAGTACAAGCTCAAAAAACAGTAAATCAGAAGAGAGTTACTGTTGTTGGAGGAGGACCAGCGGGGATGCAAGCTGCAATAACAGCATCAAAAAATGGACACATCGTTGACTTGTATGAAAGTAAAGACAGATTAGGTGGACAATTATTACAAGCTGCCATACCACCTAATAAGAGTGATATAAATCAGTTTATAAGAAATATGGTACAAGAAATAAAAAAATCAGATATTCGTGTTCACTTAAATACGCAAGTAACAGAAGAAATGTTAACCGAGTCATCAGCCGATGCTATTATCTTTGCTACTGGAGTAAAACCAATTGTACCTAAAATAGAAGGTATTGAAAAGAAACATGTTGTTCTAGCACAAGACATTTTAAATGGAAAAATTAATAGTGGTGAAAATGTAGTTGTTATTGGTGGTGGATTAGTGGGTGCTGAAACAGCTGAGCATCTAGCAAATCACGGTAAAAAAGTTACCATAGTAGAAAAAATGGATAAACTAGTTGCCAAAGGACAACCTGCAGTAAGATATTTCTTGCTACAAGATATGAAAGAGCATGACGTAATTATATACACAAATTCAACTGTTGAAAGCATATCGGACACATATGTTAATATAAAAACAAGTGATAAATCAATAAAATTAGAAAACGTTGATACAGTTGTTTTAGCCCTTGGATCAGTTTCGAATAATGTATTATATGAAAAAATGAGATATATTAGTAAGTGCGTTAAGTTGATTGGAGATGCTAGTGAAGTTAGAAGTGCACTTGAAGCGGTAGAAGAAGGATTCCAAGCAGGAATGAATATTTAA
- the spoVB gene encoding stage V sporulation protein B: MKKQTFIQGTIILVVVGMIVKVLGLVNRMVIARLLTSEGIGIYMMVMPTFVLLISLAQLGFPIAISKLVSENNIKQRISNQTIVLKALRISLINSLLLITILLLSAKFLSFNLLNDKRTYYPILSLVFFVPLVSFSSIIKGYLHGYKIMGVPSYSQLIEQIVRITTSISLVIILLPYSIELAVCGAILSMSIGEAISLIYMIYRIKNKRSWNRIIKKRVENKTYEKNIIKDILTISLPATGSRLIGSLSHFFEPIIFSFAMISIGISSHYVTRIYGQITGYTISLLLVPSFLCVAVSIPLIPIISEAHTKKNSEKISHYFNLSIFLSYLSGGIFTIILTLYPNELMKLFFNTTDGVVFLSYMAPLFLFHYFQLPITSTLHAIDKAKSAMMNTLIGAAIKLFLIYILVSTPYINVHGLTTAIIINSIFVTVADFIVLSKTIKMKYNFKTIFTSIYLLIFTYLVGSLLKISQFISNAFINMFILIILYTGIVFLFNIGDIRKIKNQLINH, from the coding sequence ATGAAAAAGCAAACATTTATACAAGGAACCATTATTTTAGTTGTTGTGGGAATGATTGTTAAGGTACTTGGATTAGTTAATAGAATGGTTATCGCACGATTATTAACCTCTGAAGGTATTGGTATCTATATGATGGTGATGCCTACTTTTGTCTTACTTATATCACTTGCCCAATTAGGATTTCCAATCGCAATTAGTAAACTAGTCTCAGAAAATAATATTAAACAGCGTATTTCCAATCAAACCATCGTATTAAAGGCTTTACGAATTAGTTTAATTAATAGTTTATTACTCATAACCATTTTATTACTTTCAGCCAAATTTCTATCTTTCAATTTATTAAATGATAAAAGAACTTATTATCCAATTCTATCACTTGTTTTTTTTGTTCCTTTAGTTTCATTTTCAAGTATTATTAAAGGTTATTTACATGGCTATAAAATAATGGGCGTCCCCTCATATAGCCAATTAATTGAACAAATCGTGCGTATTACAACAAGTATTAGCTTAGTCATTATTTTACTCCCTTATAGTATTGAACTTGCGGTTTGTGGAGCGATTCTATCAATGTCAATTGGAGAAGCTATCTCATTAATCTATATGATCTATAGAATAAAAAATAAACGTTCATGGAATCGAATTATAAAAAAAAGAGTTGAAAATAAAACCTATGAAAAAAACATCATTAAAGACATTTTAACCATCTCACTCCCCGCAACTGGTAGTCGATTAATTGGTTCTTTATCCCATTTTTTTGAACCAATTATCTTTTCTTTTGCGATGATATCTATTGGAATAAGTAGTCATTATGTGACAAGAATATATGGTCAAATTACAGGTTATACAATTTCATTATTATTAGTCCCATCCTTTTTGTGTGTTGCTGTCTCCATCCCGCTCATTCCGATTATTTCAGAAGCTCATACAAAAAAAAATAGCGAGAAAATTAGTCACTATTTTAACCTTTCCATTTTTTTATCATATTTATCAGGTGGTATATTTACCATAATTCTAACACTTTATCCAAATGAATTAATGAAACTATTTTTTAATACAACCGATGGTGTTGTTTTCCTATCTTATATGGCCCCATTATTTTTATTTCACTATTTTCAACTTCCAATTACCTCAACATTACATGCCATAGACAAAGCAAAATCAGCAATGATGAACACTTTAATAGGAGCTGCCATTAAACTATTTCTAATTTATATATTAGTTAGTACACCTTATATTAATGTCCATGGATTAACAACCGCAATTATAATAAACTCTATATTCGTTACTGTTGCTGATTTTATTGTTTTAAGTAAAACAATAAAAATGAAATATAATTTTAAAACCATTTTTACTTCTATATATTTACTAATATTTACTTATCTAGTAGGAAGTTTACTGAAAATCTCACAATTTATCAGTAATGCATTTATTAATATGTTTATCTTAATCATTCTTTATACAGGTATTGTATTTCTATTTAACATAGGAGACATCAGAAAAATAAAAAATCAACTTATTAATCATTAG
- a CDS encoding ISL3 family transposase — translation MNKSEVKYVCIDDFAIKKRKSYGTIMVDIETKCIIDLLESRDSMKVTEWLTTFPNIKLVSRDGSTTYRSAIADAHPKATQVSDRFHLVKNLVKSISKYMKRIITGRIEIPLISQDGKKRYDYLCGLSRREKIIEARRLYAKEGNSYDTIGNKLGVSPTTVAKYIKMKEEDIPKEKITVRGKEHINAISKVEQKRNKVLELWNKGYTKRDISKKTGYSTTSIDTYLKGEFNPVHGQYGTGRNGKLMPFRDEVIDMRANGITYKKITEHIREKGYTGTVDGLRFFISKEKRLAKDTSSTKEPTEFLDKRLINKLLYKPLEKVKGITENQLNEFFKKYPDIKVLFERLKEFRLLLLEDTEDSLSKWIKRARESEIQEIDSFINGIQNDQDAVENAIKYSYNNGLAEGSVNKLKSIKRIMYGRNKFDLLRSKVLLLESLK, via the coding sequence ATAAACAAGAGTGAAGTTAAATATGTCTGTATAGATGACTTTGCGATAAAAAAGAGAAAATCATATGGAACAATTATGGTAGATATTGAAACTAAATGTATTATAGACTTATTAGAATCAAGAGATAGTATGAAAGTTACGGAATGGCTTACTACGTTTCCAAATATTAAACTCGTCTCACGTGACGGCTCAACAACTTATCGCTCGGCTATTGCAGACGCTCATCCTAAAGCCACTCAGGTAAGTGATCGTTTTCATTTAGTTAAAAATTTAGTGAAATCCATATCAAAGTATATGAAACGAATAATTACAGGTCGCATTGAAATACCACTCATATCACAAGATGGAAAGAAACGTTATGATTATCTTTGTGGTTTAAGCCGTAGAGAAAAAATTATTGAAGCCAGGCGTTTATATGCAAAGGAAGGAAATAGCTATGATACGATTGGAAATAAGTTAGGTGTTTCACCAACAACAGTTGCTAAATATATAAAAATGAAGGAAGAAGATATACCTAAAGAGAAAATAACTGTACGTGGAAAAGAGCACATCAACGCCATTTCGAAAGTGGAACAGAAAAGAAATAAGGTGCTAGAATTATGGAATAAAGGGTATACAAAAAGAGACATATCAAAGAAAACAGGATATAGCACTACAAGCATTGATACTTATCTCAAAGGTGAATTCAATCCTGTGCACGGACAATATGGAACAGGCCGAAATGGTAAATTAATGCCATTTAGAGATGAAGTTATTGATATGCGTGCTAATGGGATAACATATAAGAAGATTACAGAACATATAAGGGAAAAAGGATACACAGGAACTGTAGATGGATTGAGATTTTTTATCTCAAAAGAAAAGCGTTTAGCTAAAGACACCTCATCTACAAAAGAACCTACAGAATTTTTAGACAAACGTTTGATCAATAAATTATTATATAAACCACTTGAAAAGGTAAAAGGGATCACGGAGAATCAATTGAATGAATTTTTCAAAAAATATCCAGACATAAAAGTACTCTTTGAAAGACTAAAAGAATTCAGACTTTTGTTACTTGAAGATACAGAAGACAGTTTAAGTAAATGGATTAAACGGGCAAGAGAATCTGAAATTCAGGAAATTGATAGTTTCATTAATGGTATACAAAATGACCAAGATGCCGTAGAAAATGCCATAAAGTATAGTTATAATAACGGTCTAGCAGAAGGAAGTGTTAATAAACTAAAATCTATAAAAAGGATTATGTATGGCAGAAATAAATTTGATCTACTGAGGTCTAAAGTATTATTATTGGAATCATTAAAATGA
- a CDS encoding phage integrase N-terminal SAM-like domain-containing protein, with product MNTIVKDFERHLLEDGKSTKTIESYVGDVTGLIKYLESMGVEFEGTLKRFYITSYKNNLIENGYEPTTINNKINSFISLSNYLIENGYMNEVVIDLRKDRVKIASGSEHQVEVFSDRLVERILFYIQNQKKVRLRDRMIIQILMFTGVRVSGLCDI from the coding sequence ATGAATACAATTGTAAAAGATTTTGAAAGACATCTACTTGAAGATGGAAAAAGTACTAAAACAATAGAGAGTTACGTTGGAGATGTAACAGGATTAATTAAATATTTAGAATCAATGGGAGTAGAATTTGAGGGAACTCTTAAAAGATTCTACATAACAAGCTACAAGAATAATCTCATTGAGAATGGTTACGAGCCTACAACTATAAATAATAAAATAAATAGTTTCATATCCTTAAGTAACTATTTGATAGAAAATGGATACATGAATGAGGTTGTAATTGACCTTAGAAAGGATAGAGTTAAGATTGCTTCAGGTTCAGAGCATCAAGTAGAAGTATTTTCAGATAGGTTAGTTGAGAGAATACTTTTCTACATTCAGAATCAAAAGAAAGTAAGGTTAAGAGATAGAATGATAATTCAGATTCTCATGTTCACAGGTGTAAGAGTTAGCGGACTTTGTGACATATAA
- a CDS encoding TetR/AcrR family transcriptional regulator translates to MDKREQKKNEILEKSINVMYEKGYNGTSVKDLTDAACIPKGSLYNYFENKEDYAKEALTYYYSSMSKEQFDILDNKNLDPLERIKKFYKKMILDVNTDEMLCKGCFVGKIAQEMSGVNDSIQEVISKIEDEIIGKLSKNIYEAQKQNMMHTTTSSQKLAEFIFNSWHGTLIRAKVTRNVKSLEDFYDLLVITLLV, encoded by the coding sequence ATGGATAAAAGAGAACAGAAAAAAAATGAAATCCTAGAAAAATCAATCAATGTCATGTATGAAAAAGGATACAACGGAACTAGTGTTAAGGATTTAACTGATGCTGCATGTATTCCTAAAGGGTCGCTTTATAACTATTTTGAGAATAAGGAGGATTATGCTAAAGAAGCCCTAACCTATTATTATTCATCTATGAGTAAAGAGCAATTTGATATATTGGATAATAAGAACTTAGATCCTTTAGAAAGAATTAAGAAGTTTTACAAAAAGATGATTTTAGATGTTAATACTGATGAAATGTTGTGCAAAGGTTGTTTTGTTGGAAAAATAGCTCAAGAAATGAGTGGAGTAAATGATTCAATTCAAGAAGTCATATCGAAAATTGAAGATGAGATAATAGGTAAACTTAGTAAGAATATTTACGAAGCTCAAAAGCAAAATATGATGCATACCACAACGTCAAGTCAAAAATTAGCGGAATTTATATTTAATAGTTGGCATGGAACGTTGATTAGAGCAAAAGTAACAAGGAATGTGAAATCATTAGAGGATTTCTATGATTTATTAGTAATAACTCTACTTGTGTAG